In Williamwhitmania sp., a genomic segment contains:
- a CDS encoding MBL fold metallo-hydrolase, translated as SLKVLHVPGHSAGSLAFACQDQKFVITGDALFAGSIGRTDLPGGDYDQLMDSIRTKLLTLGDEFTVFAGHGPKTSIGNEALTNPFLLGQI; from the coding sequence CAGCCTTAAGGTTCTACATGTTCCCGGACATAGTGCAGGTAGCTTAGCTTTTGCATGCCAAGATCAAAAATTTGTTATCACCGGCGACGCCCTCTTTGCTGGCAGCATTGGCCGAACCGATCTCCCCGGAGGTGATTATGACCAACTTATGGATAGCATTCGTACTAAGTTACTAACGCTTGGCGACGAATTCACCGTTTTTGCTGGTCATGGCCCAAAAACAAGCATTGGAAATGAAGCACTGACTAATCCTTTTCTGCTTGGACAAATCTAA